In a genomic window of Natranaerovirga pectinivora:
- the tpiA gene encoding triose-phosphate isomerase, whose amino-acid sequence MRKILIAGNWKMNKTPKETVEFINAIKGRINREDLEVVMFPPFLSLTSALEAIEDTNLFIGAQNMYYEDNGAYTGEISPKMLTEIGIKYVIIGHSERRSIFKETNEMVNLKLLKALEHNITPIVCVGESLKQREELVTIDFIRMQIKIAFKNVPREDVKKVVVAYEPLWAIGTGRNASKTTAEEVCKAIRGLIADLYDEDTSESVRILYGGSVKSSNVKEYFSQPNIDGGIIGGASLNEDFINIVNFDI is encoded by the coding sequence ATGAGAAAAATATTGATTGCTGGTAATTGGAAAATGAACAAAACACCTAAAGAGACAGTAGAATTTATTAACGCTATTAAAGGCAGAATTAATAGAGAGGATCTTGAAGTGGTAATGTTTCCGCCCTTTTTATCTTTAACATCAGCTTTAGAAGCAATAGAAGATACCAATTTATTCATAGGTGCTCAAAATATGTACTATGAAGACAATGGGGCCTATACAGGGGAAATTTCACCAAAGATGCTAACAGAGATTGGTATTAAATATGTCATTATTGGACATTCAGAAAGAAGATCTATATTTAAAGAAACCAATGAAATGGTTAATTTAAAGTTATTAAAAGCATTAGAGCATAATATAACGCCCATTGTTTGCGTAGGAGAATCTCTTAAACAAAGAGAAGAACTTGTAACAATAGACTTTATTAGGATGCAAATCAAAATTGCTTTTAAAAATGTACCACGAGAAGACGTTAAAAAAGTTGTTGTTGCCTATGAGCCGCTTTGGGCTATTGGAACAGGAAGAAATGCGTCTAAAACTACAGCAGAAGAAGTTTGTAAGGCAATCCGTGGATTAATAGCAGATCTTTATGATGAGGATACTAGTGAAAGTGTTCGCATTTTATATGGTGGAAGTGTTAAATCTTCTAATGTGAAAGAATACTTTTCTCAACCTAATATAGATGGTGGTATTATCGGAGGAGCAAGTCTTAATGAAGACTTTATAAATATTGTCAATTTTGATATATAA